A single genomic interval of Candidatus Jordarchaeales archaeon harbors:
- a CDS encoding Hsp20/alpha crystallin family protein yields MYERRRRKDFFDRILNYFAEIGEEIDALVESMFEAISFSKPDWDIETCCIEPLVHVETTPESVIVTADLPYVESKDDIKINATEDTLELLAEMKKEVRFEKWGTIQRETSFRRYRKILRLPEKVIPEKAKATFKNGILRIILPRKIQATPIKID; encoded by the coding sequence GATAGGATACTAAACTATTTTGCCGAAATAGGGGAGGAGATAGACGCACTCGTTGAGTCCATGTTTGAAGCAATAAGCTTCTCTAAACCAGACTGGGACATTGAAACCTGCTGCATCGAGCCGTTAGTCCACGTAGAAACCACGCCGGAAAGTGTAATAGTGACCGCTGACTTACCATATGTAGAAAGCAAAGACGACATTAAAATAAACGCTACAGAAGACACACTGGAGCTTCTTGCAGAGATGAAAAAAGAGGTGCGCTTCGAAAAGTGGGGTACAATACAGCGCGAAACATCCTTCCGGAGATATAGAAAAATCCTCCGCCTTCCAGAGAAAGTCATACCTGAAAAGGCCAAAGCTACATTCAAAAACGGCATACTCAGAATAATTCTACCCAGAAAAATTCAAGCGACACCAATAAAAATAGATTAG